The DNA window TTTTTATGGGTAACTGattttagctaagtgggaaTGGTGCACAGCTAAGGGTGTCAAAGAACAAAGGAAATTAATTATAGGTGAATTTTTTaagattatgtttaaaataaaaatattaattaattacaaataatagaagtaaatttttattattaaaagggTCTGTTCTATGATTGATCGTagctaaattttattttatgtaaaattactcaATGATCATTCTTTTGAGGAGAATGTTtaattcaattcagtttattcGCTCAGACTATAaaatggtacatgaggtcaaTCATTATGTACAGTTCAAATGTCAGAGGTAAATTgtataaatgaatagataagtagtgtatatatagtaaataagcatacatatacattatatacaatgaaaataGGAAAAGAATAATAATGGATGACAGACTATTATATCACActatatgttttaataatataataacaATTTATTACTAAGGAAAACAGACATACAAGTAGTCGCATTAAAGTTTAATATACAATCATAGTCAACAACAAACTCTGTTTAGcagttataatttatttttgaacatgtacataaatattttagtatgtaagtttgatataatttactttttagTGCAAATATCCTGGGGTGGATTGAAGCTTATCTTACCGATAGACATTTAACAAAGAGTGAATTAAGAAGGTTTTTCATCTAATGATAAAACTATACATGCTGGGATAATTGTTATTTAATTAGAAAATCTTAAatctgtatttattttatagtcTCTTAATACCATTGTAAAGTGCTTTTgagatttgtttgtttgtttgtttgttttgtttttttggtttttgatttatattaatgatattGCTGATAGCATATTGaataacattaaattatttgcTGATGATGCATCTCTGTTTGCCATTGTTGATAATGACATGTTTACCCCTTCTATGTTCCTTATTGAAgatcttgaaaaaataaaaattatactagactttgacccgtgcatgcacgggttGATATAGGACATGATATCGGACATACATCGATACgtcgtattgttgacatttacataatcaAGTTTTAAGcatacaataatgctattaatttcactaaactctgcttagttagaataatctaaatGTAGCTCGGCCTTCacaacagttaaaatgcctccaatatacccgtaatgtagcaaaaaattgcagaatctcttcgaaacgattttggagaaaatcaatgaagctgcattgaaaataattcataacATACTATTTTGAGGCTACAAATACCTTTCAcctataaatttaattaatattaatgaagaattcaacacttttcaccaacgttttttactcACACCATGTtgtcattcggaactctcgggactCCCATAGCTCAACATTTTCTGcaacttctttttcttttgttcatttAAATGTACAAAGTATAATCCCTAAGCTTGATTTGTTAGAAACTGAACTATTCAACCACAGCATTTTATCATTCACAGAAATTTGGCTTGCAGACAACCTAGTAAACTCTGAAATACATCTAACAAACTTTCAGCCCCCATTCTGTTACTGCAGAAACACATGTACCCTAGGCGGTGGAGTAGCTGTATATGTCAAAGATCACATATTTGCCAAACGTAGAGCTGATCTTGAAATCCCAACGGTTGAATGCGTTTGGATTGAATTTGTAGTCCAAGGACAAAAATACCTTTACGGCACATTCTATCGTCCACCTAACTCGCCTGCCTCTTTGTGGGATGACATTGAATTGTCGCTTGATCTTGCCTACAACACTAATATAACAAACATCGTAATTACAGGTGACTTCAACGCAAACCTATTTGTTTCCAATAGTAATTCGAACCGTTTACAAGACATTTTTCGCTTGTATGGCATGTCGCAGTGTTTAACTGAACCTACACACTTCACCGAACATTCTTCTTCCCTACTAGATATTATCGCTATCAGCAGTCCAAATATAATTGCCAAATCCTCTGTCGGAGAAAAATTCTTGGGCCAATATTCTCGCTATCACTGTCCCATTTATGGTCTTCTTAGTAAACCGCTCTCATCTTCAACATGCTTTCGGCGAGACATATGGCTATTCAACCACGGTAATTACCATGAATATCGTGAAAGATTAAATTCAACTGACTGGGATGAAATACTGCTGGAATTAGACATAGACGCTTGTATTGAGAAAATCAATCAAATTGTCATTCACGAGGCTAAAATGTGTATCCCATACAAGACGGTAGTCATAAGACGTCATGACCCTCCTTGGTTCTCAAACTCTCTTAGAAAATTAATTCGGAAACGGAAACGCCAACATTCTAAAGCCAAATGTACCAACGATCAACAAGATTGGGCCAGATTCAGAGTTATAAGAAACCATACCGTCAATGTCATACGCAATGCAAAGAacgattattttaaaaattatcaaccGATATCAATAATTGTAAGGGTTCGCAAAAATGGTGGAAGTTAATTCGAAGATTAACTAAATCacagtctaaaactggaatACCTCCCATCATCGACAATGAGCAAGTATATGAAAATGATACGGATAAAGCTAATCTATTCAATTCTTTCTTTTGTAAACAGTCTAACGTGGATGATTCGTTAGCTGTGTTGCCTCCCTTACATAACAATTTTACACCTATTGAATTCCTCTCTTCTCTTGTCATAACTGATGAAGACGTAAAGAAAATGCTGATCCATCTTGACACAAGTAAAGCTTGCGGTCCTGATCTCATGAATCCAAGGCTCCTCAAAGAAGCTGCATCTATTCTGTGCTATCCTTTAACTAAGCTTTTCAATAAATCTCTCAGTACTTCTTATTTTCCAGCCCCTTGGAAAATGGCCCACGTCATTCCTAttcataaaaaaggaaaaaccaACGACTTCACCACCTATCGTCCAATCTCCCTTCTCTCTATTACTGGCAAAATTTTAGAACGATGTGTCTACAATCTCATTTACGAATATTTTCAGAAATTCAATATCATTTGTGAAAATCAATCAGGCTTCAGACCTGGTGATTCAACAGTAAATCAATTAATAGATATCACCAATGACATAGGCAAAGCTCTTGACTCCGGAAAAGAAATCAGAGTTGTATTTTGTGATATTAGCAAAGCTTTTGATAGAGTGTGGCACAGGGGCCTACTGTACAAACTTGCAAACGCGGGGATATCTGGTTCATTATTAAAGTGGTTTGAAAGTTATTTGAACAACAGAAAACAACGAGTAGTTCTCAATTCGGAAAAGTCAGACTGGGGTTTTATAAACTCCGGTGTGCAACAAGGATCTATATTAGGGCCTTTACTTTTTCTAGGTTATATTAACGATATTGTTTCCGATATCAAATCGTCTATTAGACTGTTTGCTGATGACACAACGCTATACGTTATTGTTGATGACCCTAGGTCAGCTGGACATGTTCTTAACAGTGACttagaaaaaatcaatatatggGCTAAACAATGGCTTGTTACCTTCAACCCAACCAAAACCGAGTCTCTCCTCATAACTAACAAAAAACACAGGAATCAACATCCGAATTTATACTTTAATGGAAGTCTAATACAAGAAGTGTCTACGCATAAACATCTTGGATTAAACTTCTCAAACAACGGACAGTGGGCAATGCACATAGATGATATAGTTAGAAAAGCCTCCTTACGTCTACAAATCTTAAGAAAACACCAGTATGAGCTTAATCGTAAATCATTAGAAACTCTTTATTTTTCGTACATTCGACCAATTCTTGAGTATGCCGACGTCATCTGGGATAATACTACAGCTGAACTAGCACAAAAGgtagaacacattaatattgaaGCAGCCAGAATCATCACAGGAGCAACTAAGTTAAGCAGCATCCAAGATCTCTATACAGAAACGGGATGGGAAACCCTTCAAAGTAGGCGTCGCAACCATAAGATTTTGCAGTATCACAAAATAGTTCACGGTTTCGCACCACCTTACCTCACCAGCCTAATCCCCCCGAGAGGTAGCGATACTCACAATTATCCTACAAGAAATGCAGAACGTATCACTCAGGTCAAATGCAACACAATGTACTACCAGAACTCATTTCTTTCATCAACAACCAAACTCTGGAATAATCTCTCTTCTGCCACAAAACAAAATCCTTCCCTATCAAACTTAAAGCGCATACTGCATACCAAAAACATAATTCCCAACTACTATTATTTCGGTCACCGTAGAGAACAGATTCTTCATACCAGGCTTAGACTAAAATGCAGCACCTTAAAAAATCACCTTTTCAGTCGCAATATAGTTAATAACCAACTCTGCACATGCGGTAAACCCGAAACTAACGAACACTATCTTCTTGAATGTCCCCTATATACCAATGCAAGAATGTTGCACCTGGATACTATACCTTTCCAAACTGACGTCTACATATTACTATATGGGGATACAAATCTTTCTTCagcaaataatgaaataattttcaaagcAGTTCACAAATTTATTTCAGCATCAAAACGTTTTCAAACATAAACATTTCTCACACATCCTACATCTTTTCTATTATCTTACTCACCCTgcatcttatttttttcccataacatatttttttcatacacatTGTTTGTTTAGACGTAAATTTTTCGTAAACGTGATTACAAAGACATTCCAACCTGGGCACTTCAGtgatttataatttgtaaattatattttaaaaggaAACGGATTAATATAAGTGTTTACTTGTTTCCGAATCCTTGCCTAATTATGCATCATTGTATATATGTTGTACGTCGTATTCATAATAAACTATGGTTTAcactaaatattaaacatttcaataattgataaaactgaAATCTAAACAGTTTAGATCAATATTGTTaagaatataccggtataacaCAGGTAATTCTATACAGGTAGTTAACACCTAAAACAGACTATACTCAATGCTCACTCAGGtgtgaaaatcacaatttaaGCTAGGTGGGAATAAGAATTTCAGAATTTTATCTATGTGGGAATAAACCTTGTAAACAATGACATAAAGAAATTGGATTTCTCTCCCTTACACCTTAAAAACTACTTGTATGCATACACTAGCGTTTTCGTCAAATTTCTTACATTTAAATACCATgacaaatttttttcttcaaaaacagtcttttatctgaCCTTCTCATTTAGGACAGGGATAACAGATTTAGTAATATTTGACCTTAATAACAAAATTTAGACAACGAACGTCTTAAATATCAACTCACTGGTTAAAAAAGGTCATTGTAATCATTTTCCACTCAGCTGCAACAAAAAAGAATTGAGGTCGTgttcatatatatatcatacaattCGGTTTAAATTTTTCATCCTTTTCTAAATATCCAGCTATgcagttttttattttattttaactatAAAGAATACGTTAAGAAACAATTCGGACACGATAtacacgaaaaaaaaatgattcaacatTACAGCATTGTCATTCTTTTGTTAAGTGTTAATTCCCGCGTTGCGCGGGTAATCATCTaggaattgtttaaaaaaaaattatacgaCCCTTCCTGACTCTAAAAATATTAATCGAGACCAAATTTTAagctttaaaatatcaaatgaatgaTAGATTAAATCAGTCTCTAATTTGggaattaattaaattaattaccaAATTAGAGACTgatttaatctacatgtatcattcattcatttaatatgattttgtgggcattttaaattgtttttgctGCAACAAGTCTACAAATTTACTAGTatgtacaggcacgtagcatgggggggggtgttaaaagtGAAATTAAGGAAAGTgacattgaaattgaagtttgtAGAAAATTCGCCTTTCCTTTTCAGGATAGGGATTTTCAAGATTCGGGAATGagccctttttaaaaaaaaaagctgtacGAGTCtgcctacccccccccccccccacactttaaaaaatgaggtTACGTGCCTGCTACAGGATGTGCATGTGTCTGCAGTTACAAACTAATACCTTTTTTCATCTAATGTAGATTAGAAACTTTAAAGTATCATTTTCACATTAACACAGGATTGGAAAACaggttaattttaaaataatgaaagtgTAAATGATAGCTTTAAGAAAAACCGATTGCCAGTAAACTTCTGACTAACATTAAGGGAGTGTGTTAATTGCTCAGGAAATGCATATGCTTTATCCTACTTCTAAATGACCCGGGATCCTACGATATACCTGTATTCCTAGCGGTAGCGGTagctaaataatttttaagtcTAAAAAAGTCTATCGAAGttgaacaaaatgaaaaaaaaacagggtATACTAGAGGTTTTCTCTTATAAAGTTcttcattttctaaaaaattaatatctaaaTAGGTTAAAGCATGCGTGTTACATGAAAGGTACTCATGAGTAGAAGAtttgtcaaaaataaatataatagttTTTAGAATACTAATGGATAGCTGATAATAGTGTTTCGTATAAGATCTTTTCAGGCATGTATTAAATGACCATTTCAGGAAACAAATTATATGAACTAAAACATCGTAACggatgtttaataaaatatttctgattacCATTTTCACAGGGTTGGAGATGATGGAACCTAGAAATGAAGCCCAGCATTTCGTGGGATGTGATCTGTGTCAGCAACCAGTCTCGTTTTTCTGCAGACGATGCGGGGTCAATCTCTGTGACCCCTGTGTCACCATACATCTACGCGTGAAATCTACAAAAGTTCATGAAATTGTAGATTTCGCCAGCAAGGATGACGACGACACATGCCATTGTGATTCCCATCCCAAAAACGATTGTTCCGCATACTGCAAAACCTGTGATGCTCCGATATGCATCCTTTGTGTATCTATCAAACACAAATCGCACGAAATGTCTGAGCTGTCCGATAAAATTGAAGAACTTTTAAAGGTTATCGCGAAAGAAAATGATCGACTTCAGTCATCCAAACATGAATTAGAAAAAATTCTTGATCACACGACGAAGATGTTGTCCTCAATATCCTTATATTACAAACAGAGGAAAGATGAAGTTATGGTGCGAGGAGAAGAGTGGCACAAACAGATTGAGAAGACCGTGAATAAACTTAACCAGGAACTGGATGACATGCAAAAGGAACACGAGGCTGTACTACAGAAACAAAAGAAAGAATTTGAAGAATTGATTGGAAAACTGGATGAAATGAACGGGAAAAcagtaaaattaaagaaatcaaaaaatattaaagaaatgcaGACTTTTGTGCCAGTGATTCAGAATCAGAAGAATTTAAATGAGTTCTCACAGTATTCGTTACCGACATTTTATGAAGGCAAAATAGATTCAAATAATTTGCATACTTATTTTGGATACGTTGAAAAAATGCAAGAGAAAAAAACTATAATCTTGGAAGATGAATTCAAACAAAGGGAGTTACCGGGTAGAAGAATATTAGAGGTACCAACAGTTACTTCTGTTATAGACTCTGGGTTCCCTGCTAATGAAGAGAATAAAAATCGTCTGTATGACATGGCCGTTACCGACGATAACAAAGTGTGGATGGGAGGAGCAAGTTATGAACTGAAGTTGTTTGATCTACAGGGACACCTCCACCACACCGTCAGCATTACTAACAAAggcatgtacatatgtatgtacAACAAACAAGTAGTGTACACAATAAATGATGGCGTGAGAATGATATCCGACACTGACACGGTGGTGACGATGTTCACTACCGGGGACTGGAAGCCATTCGGCGTCACAAGCTCCGCGTCCGGTGATCTACTGGTCTGTCTCCGTAAAGACGATCAGTCCAAAGTCGTCCGATACAGCAGTACCGGTACCGTGCTCCAGGAAATCCAGTACGACTCGCAGTGTCAACCTTTGTACAAAAACGCGACTTACATCACTGAGAATGTCAACGGGGACATCATTGTAACTGACTGGGAGAAAAAAGCAGTCATTGCTGTCGATAAATTTGGCATATTCCGGTACTCGTACTCGGGGAAGGACAGTAAATTTAAAGCTTCCTCAG is part of the Crassostrea angulata isolate pt1a10 chromosome 3, ASM2561291v2, whole genome shotgun sequence genome and encodes:
- the LOC128175725 gene encoding uncharacterized protein LOC128175725, with product MMEPRNEAQHFVGCDLCQQPVSFFCRRCGVNLCDPCVTIHLRVKSTKVHEIVDFASKDDDDTCHCDSHPKNDCSAYCKTCDAPICILCVSIKHKSHEMSELSDKIEELLKVIAKENDRLQSSKHELEKILDHTTKMLSSISLYYKQRKDEVMVRGEEWHKQIEKTVNKLNQELDDMQKEHEAVLQKQKKEFEELIGKLDEMNGKTVKLKKSKNIKEMQTFVPVIQNQKNLNEFSQYSLPTFYEGKIDSNNLHTYFGYVEKMQEKKTIILEDEFKQRELPGRRILEVPTVTSVIDSGFPANEENKNRLYDMAVTDDNKVWMGGASYELKLFDLQGHLHHTVSITNKGMYICMYNKQVVYTINDGVRMISDTDTVVTMFTTGDWKPFGVTSSASGDLLVCLRKDDQSKVVRYSSTGTVLQEIQYDSQCQPLYKNATYITENVNGDIIVTDWEKKAVIAVDKFGIFRYSYSGKDSKFKASSVATDFFGHVIVTENPRKKIHMLDRDGRFLRYIIPEGGIKNPRGVCILGDGEMMVGECNTGIAKRIKYIEE